A single window of Anaerobacillus alkaliphilus DNA harbors:
- a CDS encoding glycoside hydrolase family 32 protein, producing the protein MMLHQELIDKANKNIEVLKKQVAENHWRLHYHVASRANWINDPNGFVYYDGEYHLFYQHHPYSAEWGPMYWGHVKSKDLANWEHLPIALAPSEDYDQDGCFSGSAIEKDGKLYLMYTGNTWTGENRDTDLKQVQCLAVSEDGIRFRKLEQNPVISGVPVGNVNPNHIRDPKVWKHGEYYYCVLGSKTNEEAGQILLYRSTNLTDWDFLSMAAKGEGNFGFMWECPDLFHLDGKDILVMSPQGVKPEGDLYHNLHQSGYVIGSLNYETGIFEHGPFTMLDYGFDFYAPQTTLDAKGRRVMVSWMAMWESDMPEREFDWAGAMTLPRELTLANGKVISKPVPELKALRGEFIEYRNIKMKGEAKLPGISGDCIELEVVVDAKTSAEFGLKLRVDEERQQETVLVYHAREETLTFDRKKAGVGPRGIRKAPAVLKNGQLHLHIYIDKSSIEVFINGGEQVMTGRVYPSEQATGICFFAEDELEIVSLKKWDIGKSI; encoded by the coding sequence ATGATGTTACATCAAGAACTAATAGATAAAGCAAATAAAAATATAGAAGTATTAAAGAAGCAAGTAGCAGAAAACCACTGGAGATTACACTATCATGTCGCTTCCCGAGCTAATTGGATTAATGATCCGAATGGCTTCGTCTACTATGATGGTGAGTATCATCTGTTCTATCAGCACCATCCGTATTCGGCAGAGTGGGGTCCAATGTATTGGGGACATGTAAAAAGTAAAGATTTGGCTAATTGGGAGCACTTACCGATAGCTCTAGCGCCAAGTGAGGACTATGACCAAGACGGTTGTTTTTCAGGAAGTGCGATTGAGAAAGATGGGAAACTGTATCTAATGTATACAGGTAATACTTGGACTGGAGAAAACCGTGATACAGACCTTAAACAAGTGCAGTGCTTGGCAGTAAGTGAGGACGGAATTCGGTTCAGAAAACTGGAACAAAATCCGGTTATATCAGGTGTTCCTGTAGGAAATGTAAATCCTAACCATATCCGTGATCCGAAAGTATGGAAACATGGCGAATATTATTATTGTGTCTTGGGTTCAAAGACAAATGAAGAAGCTGGTCAAATTCTTCTGTATCGGTCTACTAATTTAACTGATTGGGATTTTCTTAGTATGGCTGCAAAAGGAGAAGGCAATTTCGGATTTATGTGGGAATGTCCAGATCTTTTCCACTTGGACGGCAAAGATATACTCGTGATGTCGCCACAAGGTGTTAAGCCTGAAGGGGATCTTTATCATAATTTACACCAATCTGGTTATGTAATTGGATCATTAAATTATGAAACTGGAATTTTTGAACATGGCCCATTTACGATGCTTGATTATGGGTTTGATTTTTACGCACCGCAAACTACCCTTGATGCTAAGGGACGTCGTGTGATGGTATCTTGGATGGCCATGTGGGAAAGTGACATGCCAGAAAGAGAGTTTGATTGGGCTGGAGCGATGACATTACCACGGGAGTTAACACTAGCAAATGGAAAAGTCATTTCTAAACCAGTACCTGAGCTAAAGGCTCTACGAGGTGAGTTTATAGAGTACCGCAACATCAAGATGAAAGGTGAAGCAAAGCTCCCAGGTATTTCGGGAGATTGCATAGAGTTAGAAGTTGTCGTGGATGCGAAAACTTCAGCTGAATTCGGATTAAAACTTCGAGTAGATGAAGAAAGACAACAAGAAACAGTACTAGTTTATCATGCGAGAGAAGAAACCCTCACGTTTGACCGAAAAAAAGCAGGAGTTGGTCCAAGAGGAATACGTAAAGCACCTGCGGTATTAAAAAATGGTCAGTTACACTTACATATTTATATTGATAAGTCATCTATTGAAGTGTTTATCAATGGAGGTGAACAGGTGATGACTGGGCGAGTGTACCCGAGTGAACAAGCAACTGGAATTTGCTTTTTTGCTGAGGATGAATTGGAAATAGTCTCCTTAAAGAAGTGGGATATAGGTAAGAGTATATAA
- a CDS encoding SulP family inorganic anion transporter, with product MFYKVFPGLKQLIYYQSSNLKGDLSAAIIVSILFIPQSMAYAVIAGVPIVMGLYAATIPLIIYALFGSSNYLSVGPISIVSLLAFSGVSSIAKPNTNTFLELIIVLAFIIGFLQLTMGLMKTGKIFDYISPLVVQGFTSAVAIIIALNQIKSLMGVSLPKYENLLIYSSNIYHKLPDINFFTLSIGIGSFLFLLLLKRIPKITFLGPLFLVVASTLLVRFFDLHLKGVATIGSIPKGLPQFSVNLPTLEIFQLLFPIAFMIAIISFLESYAVVKTLASKKKEKINSNQELVGLGLANISSSFIGAIPVGGALSRTAVNYNSGAKSNLSLLLTAILVLISLQFLTPLFYYLPMAALASIIIIAVSHLINLREMVDLIKARSKATILFFITFFSTLMIDIFYGLVIGILLSMLMFIQKIRII from the coding sequence TTGTTTTATAAAGTGTTTCCAGGATTAAAGCAGCTTATCTATTACCAATCTTCTAATCTTAAAGGAGATCTTAGTGCTGCCATCATTGTCTCAATATTATTTATACCACAGAGTATGGCGTACGCTGTCATCGCAGGTGTGCCAATTGTCATGGGATTATATGCAGCAACGATCCCGCTGATTATCTATGCATTATTTGGAAGTTCAAACTATTTGTCTGTTGGTCCAATCTCAATTGTTTCGCTACTAGCATTTTCCGGTGTTTCAAGCATAGCCAAGCCTAACACCAATACCTTTTTAGAGCTAATAATTGTGCTAGCGTTTATTATAGGTTTTCTACAACTAACTATGGGATTAATGAAAACAGGGAAAATCTTCGACTATATTTCCCCACTAGTAGTGCAAGGGTTTACATCAGCTGTAGCCATAATTATTGCACTTAATCAAATAAAGTCACTCATGGGAGTATCGCTTCCTAAGTACGAGAACTTACTCATTTATAGTAGCAATATTTATCACAAGCTGCCTGACATTAATTTTTTCACATTGAGCATCGGAATAGGAAGCTTCCTATTCTTACTCTTATTAAAAAGAATTCCCAAAATAACCTTTTTAGGCCCTTTATTTTTGGTGGTCGCTTCAACTCTACTAGTTAGATTTTTTGACTTACACTTAAAGGGAGTTGCTACAATTGGTTCTATTCCCAAGGGGCTACCACAATTCTCAGTAAACCTTCCAACTCTAGAGATCTTTCAGCTATTATTTCCGATAGCTTTTATGATAGCAATTATTTCTTTTCTCGAGTCCTATGCGGTTGTTAAGACTCTAGCAAGTAAAAAGAAAGAAAAGATTAATAGCAATCAGGAGTTAGTAGGCCTAGGGTTAGCCAATATCTCAAGTTCATTCATTGGTGCAATACCAGTCGGAGGAGCACTTTCAAGAACAGCAGTTAACTACAATTCAGGGGCGAAAAGTAACCTTTCGTTACTACTAACTGCTATTTTAGTATTAATAAGCTTACAATTTTTGACGCCACTTTTTTATTATTTACCAATGGCTGCTTTAGCCTCGATTATTATTATTGCCGTTTCCCATCTTATAAACTTAAGAGAGATGGTAGACTTAATCAAGGCACGTTCTAAAGCAACAATCCTATTCTTTATTACGTTTTTCTCCACCTTAATGATCGATATTTTTTATGGATTGGTAATCGGCATTCTGTTATCTATGCTAATGTTTATCCAAAAAATTCGTATCATATAA
- a CDS encoding helix-turn-helix domain-containing protein, with product MNDIGKKVKDLRKYWKMTQEELSEGICSQAMISTIEKNENVYISAQLLYEISERLGVTIDYFFQDDTKTPTYNYVQETCNQINELIRKRCYSEAYDIVKIEKNNPQFTNVKHLKQYILWREAICVNYLKNDKETAEKLYDQALSLSKTSAKNYSVREIEILISKAILFNEQGRYVEADELYSKIIEYAKKSPALTNNVIFINIYYNAARNASLMKAFKKAYTLCEQGILTCNKDQSLFMLGYLYYLKGQVKFKLDGKFSEEMLRLYREALWVFEKNGDEKSFKYVSRKIKKVSYKI from the coding sequence ATGAATGATATTGGCAAGAAAGTTAAAGATTTAAGAAAATATTGGAAAATGACTCAGGAAGAACTTTCTGAAGGTATATGTTCTCAAGCCATGATAAGTACGATAGAAAAAAATGAAAATGTTTATATATCGGCGCAGCTTCTATACGAAATTAGTGAGCGCTTAGGGGTAACAATCGATTACTTTTTTCAAGATGATACAAAGACACCGACCTACAACTATGTACAGGAAACCTGCAACCAAATAAATGAACTTATTCGTAAAAGATGTTACAGTGAGGCTTATGATATAGTGAAAATCGAAAAAAATAATCCTCAGTTTACTAACGTTAAGCACTTAAAACAATACATTTTATGGAGAGAAGCTATCTGCGTCAATTATCTTAAAAATGATAAAGAAACAGCGGAAAAACTGTATGATCAAGCTCTTTCACTATCAAAGACAAGTGCAAAAAACTATTCAGTACGAGAAATTGAAATTTTGATTTCAAAGGCGATCTTGTTTAACGAGCAAGGAAGATACGTTGAAGCCGATGAGCTCTATTCGAAAATTATTGAATACGCTAAAAAATCTCCAGCTTTAACAAACAATGTTATTTTTATAAATATCTATTATAATGCTGCTAGAAATGCTAGCTTGATGAAGGCTTTTAAGAAAGCATATACACTATGTGAGCAAGGAATTTTGACGTGTAACAAAGATCAATCGTTGTTTATGCTCGGGTATTTATATTACTTAAAAGGACAGGTAAAGTTTAAATTGGATGGGAAATTCTCAGAGGAAATGTTGAGACTTTATCGCGAAGCTCTTTGGGTATTCGAAAAAAACGGGGACGAGAAAAGTTTTAAGTATGTATCAAGGAAAATTAAGAAAGTAAGCTATAAAATATAA